In Ochotona princeps isolate mOchPri1 chromosome 33, mOchPri1.hap1, whole genome shotgun sequence, one DNA window encodes the following:
- the JSRP1 gene encoding junctional sarcoplasmic reticulum protein 1, whose product MTTRALDELDGGLGSCPAGEELSVLVEAYPGTAQENKAPGSRRRADSGSCPPVSQELGADSVGHDRIRKTDQESAVRGALGPGRERPKGGTTPRSAPARKKAQATSPPHPPPPVPSGEELPWGDVSINKCLALASLLALLGSALQLCRDAVAGEATVPAPVPEPWVPPSPPRKEPAVTSPKPPVLAPPTAPPAPQADSEAEEGPEVPGSPGAAEQGPAGEMPTPLADRGLKDKRGKERPRREEKSRRERPRRESGAPREALPRRWEVRDSEDRGHRKRHARPSPRRSDLEERLLGRRKPRAGKGRD is encoded by the exons ATGACAACCAGAGCCTTGGACGAACTGGACGGAGGCCTGGGCAGCTGCCCAGCCGGGGAGGAGCTCTCTGTGCTGGTTGAGGCCTACCCGGGCACAGCCCAGGAAAACAAGGCTCCAG GGTCTCGCAGGCGGGCTGACTCGGGCAGCTGTCCCCCG gtctctcaggaGCTGGGGGCGGACAGCGTCGGGCACGATAGAATAAGGAAGACAGACCAGGAGTCCGCGGTCAGGGGCGCCCTAGGACCCGGAAGGGAGAGGCCGAAAGGCGGAACAA ccccgcgcAGCGCCCCCGCACGCAAGAAGGCGCAGGCCACGTCGCCCCCGCATCCGCCGCCGCCCGTGCCCAGCGGCGAGGAGTTGCCCTGGGGAGATGTGTCCATCAACAAGTGCTTGGCGCTCGCCTCGCTGCTGGCGCTGCTGGGCTCGGCTCTGCAGCTGTGCCGCG ATGCCGTGGCTGGAGAGGCAACTGTCCCAGCGCCTGTCCCTGAGCCCTGGGTCCCACCGAGCCCGCCCAGGAAGGAGCCAGCGGTGACCTCG CCTAAGCCCCCTGTCTTGGCGCCCCCAACGGCGCCGCCCGCGCCCCAAGCGGACTCGGAGGCGGAGGAGGGACCCGAGGTTCCCGGCAGCCCGGGAGCCGCCGAGCAAGGGCCTGCGGGGGAGATGCCCACGCCCCTCGCAGACCGAGGGCTCAAGGACAAGCGGGGGAAGGAGAGGCCGCGCAGAGAGGAGAAATCGCGCAGGGAAAGGCCGCGCAGGGAGAGCGGCGCGCCCCGCGAGGCCCTGCCCCGGCGCTGGGAGGTGCGCGACTCCGAAGACCGCGGGCACCGGAAGAGGCACGCCCGGCCTTCCCCGAGGCGATCCGACCTGGAGGAGCGGCTCCTGGGCCGCCGGAAGCCCCGCGCAGGCAAGGGGCGGGACTGA
- the OAZ1 gene encoding ornithine decarboxylase antizyme 1 (protein translation is dependent on +1 polyamine-induced ribosomal frameshift; The RefSeq protein has 1 substitution compared to this genomic sequence) produces the protein MVKSSLQRILNSHCFAREKEGDKRVDASRTMPLLSLHGSSGGRSSERAPIPGCRHLGPGPRWRSDVPHPPLKIPGGRGNSDRDRSPSAELCYSDERLTVREEEPPSSGAARVLSLQTRLAEARVLSWRAVLSADGLFVELPPGALPEGSKDSLALVLEFAEEQLRVDHVFICFPRSREDRATLLRTFGFLGFELVRPGHPLLPRRPDACFMAYTLNPEEPPG, from the exons ATGGTGAAATCCTCCCTGCAGCGGATCCTCAACAGCCACTGCTTCGCCCGCGAGAAGGAAGGGGATAAACGCGTCGACGCCAGCCGCACCATGCCGCTCCTGAGCCTGCACGGCAGTAGCGGCGGCCGCAGCAGCGAGAG GGCCCCCATCCCCGGCTGTCGTCACCTCGGTCCAGGGCCTCGGTGGCGTTCC GATGTCCCTCACCCACCGCTGAAGATCCCAGGTGGGCGAGGGAATAGTGACAGGGATCGCAGCCCTTCGGCCGAGCTCTGCTACTCG GACGAGCGGCTGACCGTGCACGAGGAGGAGCCGCCGTCCAGCGGCGCGGCCCGTGTGCTGAGCCTGCAGACGCGCCTGGCAGAGGCCCGCGTGCTGAGCTGGCGCGCCGTGCTGAGCGCCGACGGGCTCTTCGTGGAGCTGCCGCCCGGAGCTCTGCCCGAGGGCAGCAAGGACAG CCTGGCGCTTGTGCTGGAGTTCGCGGAGGAGCAGCTGCGCGTGGACCACGTGTTTATCTGCTTCCCCAGGAGCCGAGAGGACCGAG CCACCCTGCTCCGGACCTTTGGCTTCCTGGGCTTTGAACTGGTGAGGCCGGGGCACCCACTGCTGCCCCGCAGACCGGACGCCTGCTTCATGGCCTACACCCTGAACCCGGAGGAGCCGCCCGGATGA
- the PEAK3 gene encoding protein PEAK3 produces MSNAQTPEANSPTQQTEPTYGNLGEVRAHLLPSKAGRVRTPGSLSGANLQPPPLPRKALTRTQSLPTRAAPGPSSSRAGHAQRPLLGAHSVDKSQAEAGPAVRAPVELTSSVAELALGFCLEDLHSPVAVHAALTAQHLHGLRGIRTQLRARLTGGRPGPCSPGHSFRLLDTSPCLESGDACYYRVVRVLEDAWHVVAAKVPKPGAEAAHSRGLELQASLSPHFNLQGLCGLLPAGTLPAAPWTGSAALVAEVPEDTATRWLQEVGTRRPQELARAVALLLLQLTAALECLEARGVVLAELRPENLLLAAPRGCAPAGPPRLLLADFGCVHQLPPVPPGAHAPQLGRLLHNLLGPTLSPASPLARGLQRLAARLPQARPSAARTRGALQALLWGPGLELRGPGVPLGPWLQVRRAWLLVQLAQLATRGQGPDLQDWLCCEYLTEATEESLAQALELLDCAEPKPGPAGSSTRYPR; encoded by the exons ATGAGCAACGCCCAGACCCCTGAGGCCAACAGCCCCACCCAGCAGACAGAACCCACCTACGGTAACCTTG GAGAGGTGCgggcccacctgctgccctccaaggCTGGCCGTGTCCGGACTCCTGGATCCCTCTCTGGCGCCAACCTACAGCCCCCACCGCTGCCCAGGAAGGCCTTGACCCGCACCCAGTCCCTGCCCACACGCGCTGCCCCTGGTCCCAGCTCCAGCCGAGCAGGACACGCCCAAAGGCCCCTGCTGGGAGCTCACAGTGTGGACAAGAGCCAGGCCGAGGCAGGGCCAGCGGTGCGGGCCCCTGTGGAGCTGACATCCAGTGTGGCCGAGCTGGCACTGGGCTTCTGCCTTGAGGACCTGCACAGCCCCGTGGCCGTGCACGCGGCACTGACCGCCCAACACCTGCACGGCCTCCGTGGCATCCGCACGCAGCTGCGGGCGCGGCTCACAGGGGGCCGACCTGGACCCTGCAGTCCCGGCCACAGCTTCCGCCTGCTAGACACGTCGCCCTGCCTGGAGAGCGGTGATGCGTGCTACTACCGTGTGGTTCGTGTGCTGGAGGACGCCTGGCATGTGGTAGCAGCCAAG GTGCCCAAGCCGGGGGCTGAGGCGGCCCACTCGCGAGGCCTGGAGCTGCAGGCTTCACTGTCGCCTCACTTCAACCTGcaggggctgtgtgggctgcTTCCCGCGGGCACACTGCCCGCAGCACCCTGGACAGGCTCCGCGGCGCTGGTGGCCGAGGTGCCCGAGGACACGGCCACTCGGTGGCTGCAGGAGGTGGGCACGCGGCGGCCCCAGGagctggccagggctgtggccctgctcctgctgcagctgACTGCTGCCCTAGAGTGCCTGGAAGCACGGGGCGTGGTGCTGGCCGAGCTGCGCCCCGAGAACCTGCTGCTGGCGGCACCGAGGGGCTGTGCGCCCGCGGGGCCGCCGCGCCTGCTGCTTGCTGACTTCGGCTGCGTCCACCAGCTGCCCCCGGTACCCCCGGGTGCCCACGCACCCCAGCTAGGCCGCCTGCTCCACAACCTGCTGGGCCCCACCCTGTCCCCGGCCTCACCCTTGGCCAGGGGCCTGCAGCGCCTGGCCGCCCGACTGCCCCAAGCTCGGCCCTCCGCGGCGCGCACACGGGGCGCGCTGCAGGCACTGCTCTGGGGCCCCGGGCTGGAGCTGCGCGGCCCCGGGGTGCCGCTGGGGCCCTGGCTGCAGGTGCGCCGCGCCTGGCTGCTGGTACAGCTGGCGCAGCTGGCTACCCGCGGGCAGGGGCCCGACCTGCAGGACTGGCTGTGCTGTGAGTACCTGACTGAAGCCACCGAGGAGTCActggcccaggccctggagcTGCTGGACTGCGCTGAGCcaaagcctggcccagctggctccAGCACCCGCTACCCCCGTTAA
- the LINGO3 gene encoding leucine-rich repeat and immunoglobulin-like domain-containing nogo receptor-interacting protein 3, which yields MTCWLHLLSLRLLLLLPAAPPLAAGCPARCECAPQSRAVACARRRLTAVPEGIPAETRVLGLSRNRIRCLNPGDLAALPALEELDLSLNVIAHVEPGAFANLPRLRVLRLRGNQLKLIPPGVFTRLDNLTLLDLSENKLVILLDYTFQDLRSLRRLEVGDNHLVFISRRAFAGLLALEELTLERCNLTALSAEALGHLRGLGALRLRHLAIAALEDHNFQRLPGLLHLEIDNWPLLEEVAAGSLHGLNLTSLSVTHTNITRVPAAALRHQVHLTCLNLSHNPISAVPRGSFRDLVRLRELHLAGALLAVVEPQAFVGLRQIRLLNLSNNLLSTLEESTFHSVNTLETLRVDGNPLACDCRLLWIVQRRKTLNFDGRLPACATPAEVRGDALRSLPDAELFEYFVCHKPKIRERRLQRVTAAAGERVRFACRAEGEPTPTVAWVTPQHRVVTARSTGRARLLPGGTLELADVRPQDSGTYTCVASNAGGNDTYFATLDVQPEPTANGSLGKGANETQALAARFPLDLTTILVSTAMGCITFLGVVLFCFLLLFAWSRGRGQHKNNFSVEYSFRKVDGPAAAAGQGGARKFNMKMI from the coding sequence ATGACctgctggctgcacctgctgagcctgcgcttgctgctgctgctgcccgccGCGCCGCCCCTGGCCGCCGGCTGCCCGGCCCGCTGCGAGTGCGCCCCGCAGAGCCGCGCCGTGGCGTGCGCGCGCCGCCGCCTCACCGCCGTGCCCGAGGGCATCCCCGCCGAGACACGCGTGCTGGGCCTGAGCCGCAACCGCATCCGCTGCCTGAACCCGGGTGACCTGGCCGCGCTGCCCGCCCTGGAGGAACTGGACCTCAGCCTCAACGTGATCGCGCACGTGGAGCCGGGCGCCTTCGCCAACCTGCCACGCTTACGCGTGCTGCGCCTGCGCGGCAACCAGCTCAAGCTCATCCCGCCCGGCGTGTTCACGCGCCTGGACAACCTCACGCTGTTGGACTTGAGCGAGAACAAGTTGGTGATCCTGCTGGACTACACGTTCCAGGACCTGCGCAGCCTGCGCAGGCTCGAGGTGGGTGACAACCACCTGGTGTTTATCTCGCGCCGCGCCTTCGCGGGGCTGCTGGCGTTGGAGGAGCTGACCCTGGAGCGCTGCAACCTCACGGCGCTGTCGGCCGAGGCGCTTGGCCACCTGCGCGGCCTGGGCGCCCTGCGCCTGCGCCACCTGGCCATCGCTGCCCTGGAGGACCACAACTTCCAGAGGCTGCCGGGCCTGCTGCACCTGGAGATCGACAACTGGCCGCTGCTGGAGGAAGTGGCCGCGGGCAGCCTGCACGGCCTCAACCTCACCTCTCTGTCCGTTACGCACACCAACATCACCCGCGTGCCGGCCGCCGCGCTGCGCCACCAGGTGCACCTCACCTGCCTCAACCTGTCGCACAACCCCATCAGCGCCGTGCCGCGCGGCTCCTTCCGCGACCTGGTGCGTCTGCGCGAGCTGCACCTGGCGGGTGCGCTTCTGGCCGTGGTGGAGCCGCAGGCCTTCGTGGGTTTGCGCCAGATCCGCCTGCTCAACCTCTCCAACAACCTGCTGTCCACGCTGGAGGAGAGCACGTTCCACTCGGTGAACACGCTGGAGACGCTGCGCGTGGACGGCAACCCGCTGGCCTGCGACTGCCGCCTGCTGTGGATCGTGCAGCGCCGCAAGACGCTCAACTTCGACGGCCGTCTGCCCGCCTGCGCCACACCAGCCGAGGTGCGCGGCGACGCGCTGCGCAGCCTGCCCGACGCCGAGCTCTTCGAGTACTTCGTGTGTCACAAGCCCAAGATCCGCGAGCGACGGCTGCAGCGTGTCACGGCCGCGGCGGGCGAGCGCGTGCGCTTCGCGTGCCGCGCCGAGGGCGAACCGACACCCACTGTGGCCTGGGTGACGCCACAGCACCGGGTGGTGACGGCGCGCAGCACGGGCCGGGCGCGCCTGCTGCCTGGGGGCACACTGGAGCTGGCCGACGTGCGGCCGCAGGACAGTGGCACCTACACGTGCGTGGCCAGCAACGCGGGCGGCAACGACACCTACTTTGCCACACTGGATGTGCAGCCAGAACCGACCGCCAACGGCAGCCTGGGCAAAGGTGCCAACGAGACGCAGGCATTGGCAGCACGCTTCCCGCTGGACCTCACCACCATCCTGGTGTCCACCGCCATGGGCTGCATCACGTTCCTGGGCgtcgtcctcttctgcttcctgctgctcttTGCCTGGAGCCGCGGCCGCGGCCAGCACAAAAACAACTTCTCCGTGGAGTACTCCTTCCGTAAGGTGGATGGCCCCGCCGCCGCTGCGGGCCAGGGCGGCGCCCGCAAGTTCAACATGAAGATGATCTGA
- the LSM7 gene encoding U6 snRNA-associated Sm-like protein LSm7 codes for MADKEKKKKESILDLSKYIDKTIRVKFQGGREASGVLKGFDPLLNLVLDGTIEHMRDPDDQYKLTEDTRQLGLVVCRGTSVVLICPQDGMEAIPNPFVQQQDT; via the exons ATGGCG gacaaggagaagaagaagaaggagagcaTCTTGGATTTGTCCAAGTACATCGATAAGACCATCCGCGTCAAGTTCCAGGGGGGCCGCGAGG CCAGTGGGGTCCTGAAGGGCTTCGACCCGCTGCTGAACCTGGTGCTGGACGGCACCATTGAGCACATGCGAG ATCCGGACGACCAGTACAAGCTGACGGAGGACACGCGGCagctgggcctggtggtgtgcCGGGGCACCTCGGTGGTGCTCATCTGTCCGCAGGACGGCATGGAGGCCATCCCCAACCCCTTCGTCCAGCAGCAGGACACCTAG